The following DNA comes from Nitrososphaerales archaeon.
TGATTACACTAAAGAAGAATTAGAATACTTGTTAGATCTATCCGCAGACCTCAAAAGGATGTTTTATGGGGGTGCGAGGCGTACTCTAAATGAAATGCTGTACGGTCGCAACATCGCACTACTATTCAAGAAACCGTCTACACGAACAAGAAACTCTTTTCAAGTGGCAGCGAGCCGGTTGGGTGCATTCTCTGTATATATGAGGCCAGATGAGCTTCAACTCGCGCGGGGTGAACCGGTACGTGACACAGCCCTTGTACTCGATAGGTATTACGATGCACTCGTCATAAGAACGTTCGAACAGAGTGAAGTTGAGGAGTATGCAAGATACATGCGCAACCCCGTCATCAACGCCTTGACGGATGAGGAGCACCCTTGCCAGGCTTTGGCCGATTTACTTACTATAAGAGAGAAGAAAGGAGAGACCGCTGGGCTTAAAATGGTTTATACCGGGGATGTATGGAATGTATGCCATTCATTAATCGCTACTTGTCCTTTATTCGGTATCGATCTTACTTTAGCAATTCCCATGGGCTACAACCCCAATCCCGAAATCTGGAAGTTTGGTAAGGATGCGGCATCAAAGAATGGGACCAAACTCGAAATATCTCATGATATTAAGGAGGCCGTTAAGGATGCAGATATAGTCTATGCGAATACTTGGTGGAGCATGGGAAAGCCGGAGCAGGAAAAGGATAAGCGAAAGGTAGATTTCAAGCCCTTTACCGTCACGAGAGAAGTTATGGAGAATGCGAAGCATGATGCGATCTTTATGCATTGCTTACCTGCATACAGAGGTAATGAGATGACAGAGGAAGTGATCGATGGAAGGTGGTCCGTCGTTTACGATCAGGCTGAAAACAGGCTTTGGACAGAGGCAGCGATTATGGTGGCGATAATTCAATAAATCTGATGCGAGTTAATGTAACCAACTCATTTACTATTTATTTACATCGTAAATTCTTCATTCATCGAAAGTTCAAATCTTCATCGAACCCATAACACAGATAGAGAAGATTCTTTCATATTAAATCAATACAGTTTTATTTAACATCCTTACCAATCTGTTGTAATAATGGTGTAATGATTGTTGGAAGATAGACATCCCTATCTGCCGAACCTTGATAAAAGAATTACTCAACAGATGCTCAACCGACTCAAAATCGATTCGATCGATGATCTATTCAGAGATATTCCTGAATCTTTGGTTTTGAAGAAGCGTTTGAATTTACCTGAAGGCAAGAGTGAGTTAGAGGTTAAGAAGCATATCGAAGAAACTTTGGCCAAGAATAAGGTCTATCCCGAGTATCTATGCTTCCTAGGTGGTGGTGTATGGCCACATTATGTACCCGCGGTGGTCGATGAGATCGTCTCCCGATCAGAATTCTACACTTCCTACACACCTTACCAACCGGAGATCAGTCAAGGTGTATTGCAGGCTTTATTCGAATATCAGAGCCTCATCTGTGATCTAACGGCTATGGATGTGGCAAATAGCTCGATGTACGATTGGGCTACAGCCGTTGGAGAGGCGTGTAGAATGGCCGTTAGATTCAAGAAGAGGAGTAGGATCGTCACATCGAGGAATATCGGCCCCGAGCGGTTCGAGGTGATGAAGAATCTTTGTGAGCCTGCGGGTATAGATGTAGATGTTGTGGGCTTCGATTTAGAGACGGGCGAAACCGATCTTTCTCAATTATTGGCAGCTATAAACGATGATGTAGCAGCGATCTATTTAGAGAATCCGAACTTCTTTGGTGTTATAGAGAGCAAAGTTTTCGAGATTGCAGATGCCATTCACTCAAAAGGAGGATTATTCATTGTGGGTGTCGATCCTCTATCTCTCGGTCTGTTAAAACCGCCTGGTGAGTATGGTGCCGATATCGTTGTGGGAGAAGGACAACCTCTTGGATTACATATGAACTACGGCGGACCTTTACTTGGCATATTCGCGTGTAAAGGTGACCAGAATCTGATCAGACAGATGCCGGGGAGGATCATCGGTATGACTACATCGAAGGATGGTACAAGGAGAGGTTACTGCATGGTTCTTCAGACTAGAGAGCAGCACATTAGAAGAGAGAATGCTACATCCAACATCTGTACCAATGAAGCCCTCTGTGCCATCGCAGCGGCTGTATATCTATCGCTCTTAGGATCGGAAGGGTTGAGAGAGCTTTCTAAACTCATTATGTATAATTCTCACTACGCATCGAAACTCCTCTCAGAAATTCGTGGGATTAAGAGCCCCTACTTTACATCGACATTCTTCAAAGACTTCACATTAGGCATTACTAAGGATGGGGTGAGTGCAGAGGAGCTACATAAAAGGTTGGTTGAATATAGAATCCTCGGCGGACTTCCATTAAGTCGTTATTATGAGGAGCTCTCAAACGTAGCACTCTTTTCAGTAACAGAGATCCATACCAAAGAGGATATTCAACGCCTTGTCGATGCTGTGGGTAAGGTGGTGAGTTAGATGGGGTTTAAGCAAGCGACATGGGATGAACCACTACTCATAGAATTGGGAAAGGAAGGTAGGTGTGGCTATTCTTTACCAAAGGTCGATGGGGATTTAGAGAGTGTAGTGAAACTTATACCAGAGAGGCTCCTTAGGAAGGATATACCCCTACCCTCACTATCGGAGCCTCAAGTGGTAAGGCACTTTGTCCGTCTATCGCAGATGAATTATTGTGTAGATTTAGGAATGTATCCGTTGGGTAGTTGCACGATGAAATACAATCCGAAGATCGCGGAGCGTATCGCTTCAGATCCACACCTAACTAGGCTCCATCCCTACCAACCTGTAGAGACGGTCCAAGGCATTCTAGAGATCATGTACAATCTCTCAAAGATGTTGGCAGAGATAACTGGTACCGCGAAGGTAACTTTAGCTCCAGCTGCCGGTGCCCATGGAGAGTTTGTTGGTTGTTTGATTATAAGGGCCTACATCAAGGATAAAGGTGAGTTAAAAGTTAGAAATGAAATGCTTATACCAGAGTCTGCGCATGGAACGAACCCCGCCAGTGCTGTAATGGCTGGATTTAAGGTTGTGAAGATACCGACGGATGAGGAGGGGTTGGTGGATATAGAAGCTCTAAAGGCCGCGATTTCACAACGTACTGCGGGCATGATGCTGACCGTTCCAAATACACTCGGTCTATTCGAACGTAGGGTTGAAGAGATCTCAAAGATTATACATGAAGCTGGAGGGTTGATGTATTACGATGGTGCGAATATGAACGCTTTACTCGGTAGAGTTCGGCCGGGGGATATGGGCTTCGATATCGTGCATATGAACCTTCACAAAACCTTCGCCACACCACATGGTGGTGGCGGCCCCGGTTCAGGACCTTTGGGTGTTAGTAAAGAATTGGTGGACTTTCTCCCAGTACCATTGGTCGATTACGATGGTGAAAAGTACTTTTTGAATTACAATATTCCAAAGACCATTGGGAGGATAAAGGGTTTCTATGGTAATATTAGTGTGTTGATAAAAGCTTATACTTACATCTTAATGGTCGGTTCAGACAAATTAAAAGAGATTTCGAACCAATCGGTCCTCGCATCAAACTATCTCTTAAGTAATCTAAATTCTTCAATGTATCTTCTACCCTATAGTAAGGGTATTCCGAGAAAGCATGAATTCGTCGTCAGTGCCAAACCTATTCAAATGAAGAGTGGTGTACGTGCTATGGATATCGCTAAATCCCTTCTCGATCTATCTCTCCATGCGCCTACGATATACTTCCCATTGATAGTAGATGAAGCGTTGATGATCGAACCTACCGAGACAGAACCGATGGAAAACCTGGATGAATACGCAAAGGCTTTAAATACGATAGCCCATCAGGCGGAAGAGGATCCTCAAAGGATCATCGACGCGCCCATCAACACATCGATCAAGAGGCTCGATGAAGTAAAAGCTTCTCATCCATTGACTATGAAGTTAAATTGGAGAGGATTAAAATGAACCTTAAAACACCTCTCACAATCTGTAATGCATTATAACGATGATGCTTGCCTTAAGTATAAGTAAGTATAGAATAACGATTAATATTTAATTACGCTAAATCCATCCAAATGACACTTTTCAATTAAAGTTTACCAAAACCTTTTTAACCCGTTCGTTT
Coding sequences within:
- the argF gene encoding ornithine carbamoyltransferase; this encodes MPPFNMKGRDFITTRDYTKEELEYLLDLSADLKRMFYGGARRTLNEMLYGRNIALLFKKPSTRTRNSFQVAASRLGAFSVYMRPDELQLARGEPVRDTALVLDRYYDALVIRTFEQSEVEEYARYMRNPVINALTDEEHPCQALADLLTIREKKGETAGLKMVYTGDVWNVCHSLIATCPLFGIDLTLAIPMGYNPNPEIWKFGKDAASKNGTKLEISHDIKEAVKDADIVYANTWWSMGKPEQEKDKRKVDFKPFTVTREVMENAKHDAIFMHCLPAYRGNEMTEEVIDGRWSVVYDQAENRLWTEAAIMVAIIQ
- the gcvPA gene encoding aminomethyl-transferring glycine dehydrogenase subunit GcvPA, translated to MLEDRHPYLPNLDKRITQQMLNRLKIDSIDDLFRDIPESLVLKKRLNLPEGKSELEVKKHIEETLAKNKVYPEYLCFLGGGVWPHYVPAVVDEIVSRSEFYTSYTPYQPEISQGVLQALFEYQSLICDLTAMDVANSSMYDWATAVGEACRMAVRFKKRSRIVTSRNIGPERFEVMKNLCEPAGIDVDVVGFDLETGETDLSQLLAAINDDVAAIYLENPNFFGVIESKVFEIADAIHSKGGLFIVGVDPLSLGLLKPPGEYGADIVVGEGQPLGLHMNYGGPLLGIFACKGDQNLIRQMPGRIIGMTTSKDGTRRGYCMVLQTREQHIRRENATSNICTNEALCAIAAAVYLSLLGSEGLRELSKLIMYNSHYASKLLSEIRGIKSPYFTSTFFKDFTLGITKDGVSAEELHKRLVEYRILGGLPLSRYYEELSNVALFSVTEIHTKEDIQRLVDAVGKVVS
- the gcvPB gene encoding aminomethyl-transferring glycine dehydrogenase subunit GcvPB, with the protein product MGFKQATWDEPLLIELGKEGRCGYSLPKVDGDLESVVKLIPERLLRKDIPLPSLSEPQVVRHFVRLSQMNYCVDLGMYPLGSCTMKYNPKIAERIASDPHLTRLHPYQPVETVQGILEIMYNLSKMLAEITGTAKVTLAPAAGAHGEFVGCLIIRAYIKDKGELKVRNEMLIPESAHGTNPASAVMAGFKVVKIPTDEEGLVDIEALKAAISQRTAGMMLTVPNTLGLFERRVEEISKIIHEAGGLMYYDGANMNALLGRVRPGDMGFDIVHMNLHKTFATPHGGGGPGSGPLGVSKELVDFLPVPLVDYDGEKYFLNYNIPKTIGRIKGFYGNISVLIKAYTYILMVGSDKLKEISNQSVLASNYLLSNLNSSMYLLPYSKGIPRKHEFVVSAKPIQMKSGVRAMDIAKSLLDLSLHAPTIYFPLIVDEALMIEPTETEPMENLDEYAKALNTIAHQAEEDPQRIIDAPINTSIKRLDEVKASHPLTMKLNWRGLK